One Actinomycetota bacterium genomic window carries:
- a CDS encoding glycosyltransferase, with amino-acid sequence MRILVLHNRYRSGDTSGENRVVRDEIELLRSAGHLVVSWEAEPDVASVAGQARAAVDAVWSRRASRKVRNIVEQRGIEVVHAHNLFPSLSPGVLRAARSRNAVVVVTLHNYRFLCLPATLTRDGRPCEECVGHVPWRGIVHRCYRESVAGSATIATSLTTHRAIGSFDAVDRYAAVSGFIRDTYVRAGYRSERVVVKPNFAGVAPRRRGPGRGFLFLGRLTPEKGVDTLLDAWRGAQPSQPSLEPLTIVGSGPADEPLRVAAPSGVRFLGDVQGHEVAGVIRGARAVLIPSRWEEAAVPRVALEAYASGVPVIASERGALPEGVVPEETGLLVPAEEPGAWREAVRRLEDDATSTRLGNGAFALWRERYGPDAGLAALLALYEGVTRRS; translated from the coding sequence ATGCGCATCCTGGTGCTGCACAACCGCTATCGGTCCGGTGACACGTCCGGCGAGAACAGGGTCGTGCGGGACGAGATCGAGCTGCTCCGCTCGGCGGGTCACCTGGTCGTCTCGTGGGAGGCCGAGCCCGACGTCGCCTCCGTCGCCGGGCAGGCGCGTGCCGCGGTCGATGCGGTCTGGTCACGGCGGGCGTCGCGGAAGGTCCGGAACATCGTGGAGCAACGCGGCATCGAGGTCGTGCATGCGCACAACCTCTTCCCGTCACTGTCACCCGGGGTGCTGCGCGCGGCCCGAAGTCGGAACGCGGTCGTGGTCGTGACGCTCCACAACTACCGGTTCCTCTGCCTCCCCGCCACCTTGACGAGGGACGGCCGACCGTGTGAGGAGTGCGTCGGACACGTGCCCTGGCGCGGGATCGTGCATCGCTGCTATCGCGAATCGGTGGCCGGGAGCGCGACGATCGCCACCTCGTTGACGACGCACCGCGCGATCGGATCGTTCGACGCCGTCGACCGATACGCCGCGGTCAGCGGGTTCATCCGCGACACGTACGTCCGGGCGGGGTACCGGTCCGAGCGCGTCGTGGTGAAACCCAACTTCGCAGGGGTGGCGCCCCGGCGACGGGGCCCCGGTCGCGGATTCCTCTTCCTGGGTCGGCTCACCCCCGAGAAGGGTGTCGATACGCTGCTGGATGCATGGCGAGGGGCCCAGCCCTCCCAGCCCTCCCTCGAGCCCCTCACGATCGTGGGCAGCGGCCCCGCCGACGAGCCACTCCGGGTCGCGGCTCCGTCAGGGGTCCGATTCCTCGGTGATGTGCAGGGCCACGAGGTGGCAGGGGTGATCCGAGGGGCTCGAGCCGTCCTGATCCCCTCCCGCTGGGAAGAGGCGGCCGTCCCGCGGGTGGCGCTCGAGGCGTATGCCAGTGGCGTCCCGGTGATCGCGAGCGAGCGTGGCGCGCTCCCGGAAGGCGTGGTCCCCGAGGAGACCGGCCTGCTCGTGCCCGCCGAGGAACCGGGTGCCTGGCGGGAGGCCGTCCGCCGCCTCGAAGACGACGCGACCAGCACTCGGCTCGGGAACGGGGCGTTCGCCCTGTGGCGTGAGCGGTACGGGCCGGACGCGGGGCTCGCCGCGCTCCTCGCCCTCTACGAAGGCGTCACGAGGCGGTCGTGA